Part of the Candidatus Thiothrix putei genome, GCTGTTTTCGGGCATAATGAAAGCGCGTGGGGTAAAAACCGCCGCGTCGAAATCAAATATGCCGGAGAATAATGTCATGCAAAACAAGCTAAACCGCAGCGTCCTAGCCGCTTTGGTAGCTACTCTACTGACTGCGCCCGTCGTGGCGCAACCCATGTCAGATGAAGCGGCAGTCCAGTTACTGCAACGGGTGAATGAGCTGGAGCAAGAACTGCGCAACCTGCGGGGTGATAACGAAACCCTGCAAAACGAGCTGGAAACCATCCGCAAAAGTCAGCAGGATACCTTTCAACAAGTTGACGAACGGATTGAAAAGCTGCAAAGCGAGACTCCCGACACCACGAACAGCGGCACTTCTGCTGACAAAGTGTTGGACAATACGGACGCCGCTGCTCTTAAAGCCAAGGAATCCGCCACTGACGTTACCGACAAGGTAACTAAAACAGATCCCAACGGCTTCTACAGCTACGGCACTGGCAAGTCAGATGACAAAAATCTACCTGCGGATAAAGCGGCTGTTCCTCCAGCAGAGGCTAAAACAGATGCATCCACAGACGTCAAAGCAGATACGGCGAATAGCAGTGAGATAAAAACGCCTGACAAAGTAGCCCTACCCGAACAGGAAGAGCGTTCTGTTTATGACCATGCTTTCCAAACCTTGCTGCAAGACCCGAAAGAAGCGGTTCCAGAATTTCGCGCTTTCCTCAAGGATTACCCCAAAAGCCCACTGGCTGCCAGCGCACAATACTGGGTAGGTGAAGCGTTATACGCTGAAAAGGATTTCAAAGCAGCTATTGAAGAGTTCTTAGTGGTACTCAAAGAACACAAAGGTAGCGACAAAGCCCCGGATGCCGCACTCAAGTTAGGCTACAGCTTCTACGAACTCAAAGACTGGGAAAAAGCCCGCAAGACCTTGGAAGACGTGATCAGCTTC contains:
- the ybgF gene encoding tol-pal system protein YbgF, translating into MQNKLNRSVLAALVATLLTAPVVAQPMSDEAAVQLLQRVNELEQELRNLRGDNETLQNELETIRKSQQDTFQQVDERIEKLQSETPDTTNSGTSADKVLDNTDAAALKAKESATDVTDKVTKTDPNGFYSYGTGKSDDKNLPADKAAVPPAEAKTDASTDVKADTANSSEIKTPDKVALPEQEERSVYDHAFQTLLQDPKEAVPEFRAFLKDYPKSPLAASAQYWVGEALYAEKDFKAAIEEFLVVLKEHKGSDKAPDAALKLGYSFYELKDWEKARKTLEDVISFFPDNAETSKLAKARLNQMQAEGH